In a genomic window of Styela clava chromosome 11, kaStyClav1.hap1.2, whole genome shotgun sequence:
- the LOC120335686 gene encoding BBSome complex member BBS4-like — MPGSTENEEIENPKENQEEVTVEPPTPKPRVRTKKPVDLPVVERRNWLIHQHFIRQEFHTAKDLILQQLAETGGECEYALYVQGMIARTEGRIAESTELLQACAKINPKSSEILKQVAKNLFLTGKYKNAIECYKQAAVLSCNDDWEISQQLGDCFLHLKQYDMAEDAFNEALKQSKHDITYSTLARLYLETSRMDKAVEVLKKGIEFSPENLDLLTTLGLLYLRMQDFHRAFELLGQAMTFDPENYKAILAAGSLMQVHGDFDVALTKYRVAAQKAPESAALWNNIAMCFYGKKKYVAAISCLKRATYLAPFDWRILYNLSLLHATMQQYASTFQFASTALRLKPKNADIYMLIAVSLNHLGQTESARKSYQEALQLKPDDVYITINYIMFLQQTKDSKQAQKLLGKLEKVMKDSSDPNLDKELIDTAKKLGVAINVGEKFVKNPPDEKPKSSSKERKKKSSKHSIETSPSSSVSSPGPSEISPSSPLTPSLLSPALSSPSSPMSPGGNLPPLKSKQPLPSLGMRASKLDALLPEVPTHSPEKVPPASKKSSKALS; from the exons ATGCCCGGATCCACAGAAAATGAGGAG ATCGAAAATCCGAAAGAAAACCAGGAAGAAGTAACAGTAGAGCCTCCTACTCCAAAACCTAGAGTTCGAACAAAAAAAC CTGTAGATCTCCCAGTTGTTGAAAGAAGAAACTGGCTCATTCATCAACATTTCATCAGACAAGAGTTTCACACTGCAAAG GACTTGATACTACAGCAGTTGGCAGAAACTGGTGGAGAATGTGAATACGCTCTATATGTTCAAGGAATGATAGCTAGAACTGAAGGCAGAATTGCAGAATCAACAGAACTTCTACAAGCTTGTGCTAAAATCAACCCAAAAAGttctgaaattttgaaacaagttGCAAAGAATTT GTTTCTCACAGGGAAGTACAAGAATGCTATAGAATGTTACAAACAAGCAGCAGTTTTATCATGCAACGATGACTGGGAAATATCTCAACAACTAGGAGATTGTTTTCTACATTTGAAACAATATGATATG GCAGAGGATGCATTCAATGAAGCTCTTAAACAAAGTAAACATGACATTACATATTCAACGTTAGCCCGTCTTTACTTGGAAACAAGTAGAATGGATAAAGCAGTAGAAGTTTTGAAGAAAG GTATTGAATTTTCTCCAGAAAACTTAGATCTTCTTACTACTCTTGGTCTGTTATATTTAAGGATGCAAGACTTCCACCGAGCTTTTGAATTACTTGGTCAGGCAATGACATTTGACCCTGAGAATTATAAG GCAATATTAGCAGCAGGTTCTCTTATGCAAGTACATGGTGATTTTGATGTAGCTCTGACTAAATATAGAGTTGCTGCTCAAAAAGCTCCTGAAAGTGCAGCACTGTGGAATAACATCGCAATGTGCTTTTACGGAAAAAAGAAATATGTTGCC GCTATCAGTTGTTTAAAGCGAGCAACATACCTAGCACCGTTCGATTGgagaattttatataatttgagTCTTCTTCATGCAACGATGCAGCAATATGCAAGCACGTTTCAGTTTGCGAGCACTGCACTAAGATTGAAGCCGAAAAATGCTGATATTTACATGTTGATTGCAG TTTCATTGAATCACCTTGGTCAAACTGAGAGTGCAAGAAAATCATACCAGGAAGCTCTTCAATTAAAACC TGATGATGTTTACATAACTATCAATTATATCATGTTTCTTCAACAAACGAAAGATTCGAAACAAGCTCAGAAATTACTCGGAAAACTTGAAAAAGTTATGAAAGATTCTTCCGATCCTAATTTAGACAAagag CTTATTGACACAGCTAAGAAACTAGGTGTGGCCATCAATGTTGGGGAAAAATTCGTGAAAAATCCTCCAGATGAGAAACCGAAGTCATCTTCAAAAGAACGAAAAAAGAAAA GTTCAAAACATTCCATTGAAACTTCACCTTCATCAAGTGTATCAAGTCCAGGACCAAGTGAGATATCACCATCTTCTCCTCTCACTCCAAGCTTATTGAGTCCTGCTCTCTCATCACCAAG TTCTCCGATGTCTCCTGGTGGTAATCTTCCTCCGCTCAAATCAAAGCAGCCGTTGCCAAGTCTCGGAATGCGAGCTTCAAAATTGGATGCACTGTTGCCGGAAGTTCCTACCCATTCCCCAGAAAAAGTACCCCCTGCATCGAAGAAATCTTCCAAAGCATTATCCTAG
- the LOC120335694 gene encoding uncharacterized protein LOC120335694: MDIVSHSNRTGVFPGYGIYSPPYEKKAAFPRMLYRGHAVRLDKGSRDSYYQQHVVRKYQMHSLNAGFSGKEGIPLKDQNNFKFPSQRTFCPRTPRGKWTNFPMTVEMGKYTRGFEGKYVANPASATVREKPRPTPVRTRTAFSTRRSVDLPSRPLPSPLDFAMESRLYEEIEPEIIDIMAARNEVFQSYQNRVESALMSDNDRGNGLGSNPVSRLGFTSDFKPSNKQSRARPKTTSFFVEGPNSNLLLPVPFVMPSNRAYRPLQLKQRSFSAPVAVAGVN, from the coding sequence ATGGATATTGTCAGTCATTCTAATCGTACTGGAGTGTTTCCTGGATATGGAATATATTCTCCACCTTATGAAAAAAAGGCAGCATTCCCTAGAATGCTTTATCGAGGGCATGCTGTTCGACTCGATAAAGGTAGTCGTGACTCGTACTATCAGCAACATGTTGTTCGAAAATATCAAATGCATTCTTTAAATGCTGGGTTTTCAGGCAAAGAAGGTATTCCATTAAAAGATcagaataatttcaaatttccatcACAGAGAACTTTTTGTCCAAGAACACCCAGAGGAAAATGGACCAATTTTCCAATGACTGTTGAAATGGGAAAGTATACCAGGGGATTTGAAGGAAAATATGTGGCAAATCCTGCATCTGCGACAGTAAGAGAGAAACCCAGACCTACACCGGTTCGCACTCGAACAGCATTTTCAACGCGGCGATCTGTTGATTTACCATCAAGACCATTGCCATCGCCTCTTGATTTTGCAATGGAATCCCGATTGTATGAAGAAATAGAACCAGAAATAATAGATATTATGGCTGCACGTAATGAGGTTTTCCAGTCATATCAAAACCGAGTGGAAAGTGCTCTTATGAGCGATAATGATCGTGGCAATGGACTTGGAAGCAATCCAGTCAGTAGACTTGGATTTACTTCTGATTTTAAGCCTTCAAATAAACAAAGTCGAGCCAGGCCAAAAACTACTTCATTTTTTGTTGAAGGACCAAATTCTAATCTTCTACTTCCTGTACCCTTTGTAATGCCAAGTAATCGTGCATATCGTCCTCTGCAACTCAAGCAAAGAAGCTTTTCAGCTCCTGTTGCAGTTGCTGGTGTAAACTAA